In the genome of Methanopyrus kandleri AV19, one region contains:
- a CDS encoding 4-vinyl reductase, whose amino-acid sequence MTEIARAATRYEPEETAALRIATWYLVRRSLDFEAPATLFWAGRTYARALLRVYHVLSIREFLTCIERVLGTSYDLNEDVVVAAPCPECAGFPRGYESVCDATRGFIHETLAAFGREPHKVREAKCAVRAGELVNACAFEIRHSNLH is encoded by the coding sequence TTGACGGAGATAGCCCGCGCGGCGACGAGGTACGAGCCCGAAGAGACCGCCGCACTCAGGATAGCGACGTGGTACCTCGTCCGGAGGTCTCTCGACTTCGAGGCGCCCGCCACGCTGTTCTGGGCTGGTAGGACGTACGCCCGTGCCCTCCTCCGCGTGTACCACGTACTGTCGATCCGGGAGTTCCTAACGTGCATCGAAAGGGTGTTGGGGACCAGCTACGACCTGAACGAGGACGTTGTGGTCGCGGCCCCCTGTCCGGAGTGCGCCGGCTTCCCGCGCGGCTACGAGTCCGTGTGCGACGCTACCAGGGGGTTCATCCACGAGACTCTCGCGGCTTTCGGCCGAGAGCCGCATAAGGTGAGGGAGGCCAAGTGCGCGGTCCGCGCCGGCGAGCTGGTGAACGCGTGCGCCTTCGAGATCCGACACTCGAACCTACACTGA
- a CDS encoding hydrogenase iron-sulfur subunit → MSEESVVVAFCCYEUGYGAADLAGTGRAQYPSSVRIVRVPCTGRVGIEHILTALAKGAWTVFVAGUKKGECSYEDGNLKCERRVQAAKKLLEELGIEPERVEIYFMSSAEADKFVAAVKEMHERAKELGPLA, encoded by the coding sequence ATGTCCGAGGAGTCGGTCGTCGTGGCCTTCTGCTGTTACGAGTGAGGCTACGGTGCGGCGGACCTAGCGGGTACCGGAAGGGCCCAGTACCCCAGCAGCGTCAGGATCGTGAGGGTACCGTGCACGGGCCGCGTCGGCATCGAACACATCCTGACGGCGCTCGCCAAGGGCGCGTGGACGGTTTTCGTCGCCGGATGAAAGAAGGGAGAGTGCAGCTACGAGGACGGTAATCTCAAGTGCGAGCGCCGGGTGCAGGCGGCCAAGAAGCTGCTAGAGGAGCTCGGCATCGAGCCGGAGCGCGTCGAGATATACTTCATGTCCTCCGCGGAAGCCGACAAGTTCGTCGCCGCCGTCAAGGAGATGCACGAGCGGGCGAAGGAACTGGGCCCGCTCGCCTGA
- the aroA gene encoding 3-phosphoshikimate 1-carboxyvinyltransferase: MKRVELEGIPEVRGTVCPPPSKSGSHRALIAASLCDGSTELWNVLDAEDVRATLRLCRMLGAEVDVDGEERLEATVSGFGDSPRAPEDVVDCGNSGTTLRLGCGLAALVEGTTILTGDDSLRSRPVGDLLAALRSLGVDARGRVVRGEEYPPVVISGRPLRERVAVYGDVSSQFVSALLFLGAGLGALRVDVVGDLRSRPYVDMTVETLERFGVSVVREGSSFEVEGRPRSPGKLRVENDWSSAGYFVALGAIGGEMRIEGVDLDSSHPDRRIVEITREMGAEVRRIDGGIVVRSTGRLEGVEVDLSDSPDLVPTVAAMACFAEGVTRIENVGHLRYKEVDRLRALAAELPKFGVEVREGKDWLEIVGGEPVGARVDSRGDHRMAMALAVVGAFARGKTVVERADAVSISYPRFWEDLASVGVPVHSV, encoded by the coding sequence GTGAAGAGGGTCGAGCTGGAGGGTATCCCGGAGGTTCGGGGGACCGTCTGTCCGCCTCCCTCGAAGAGCGGGTCCCACCGGGCCCTGATCGCCGCCTCGTTATGCGACGGGAGTACCGAGCTCTGGAACGTGCTGGACGCGGAAGACGTGCGCGCGACGCTTCGCCTATGTCGGATGCTGGGGGCGGAGGTGGACGTCGACGGTGAGGAGCGGCTCGAGGCGACGGTCTCCGGGTTCGGGGATTCCCCGCGTGCGCCCGAGGACGTCGTGGACTGCGGGAACTCGGGGACTACGTTAAGGTTGGGGTGCGGGCTGGCCGCCCTCGTCGAGGGCACCACAATCCTGACGGGGGACGACTCCCTCAGGTCCCGTCCCGTCGGGGACCTCCTGGCGGCGCTCCGCTCCCTGGGTGTGGACGCCCGCGGAAGGGTGGTGCGGGGTGAGGAGTACCCCCCGGTGGTGATCTCGGGGCGCCCGCTCCGGGAACGCGTCGCGGTGTACGGGGACGTCAGCTCCCAGTTCGTGAGCGCGCTCCTCTTTCTGGGTGCCGGGCTCGGTGCGCTCCGCGTGGACGTGGTGGGGGACCTGCGCTCTCGCCCCTACGTGGACATGACCGTCGAGACGCTGGAGCGGTTCGGGGTCTCGGTGGTACGGGAGGGTTCCTCGTTCGAGGTGGAGGGACGGCCTCGCTCACCCGGGAAGTTGCGGGTCGAGAACGATTGGAGTTCCGCGGGGTACTTCGTCGCGCTCGGCGCGATAGGTGGTGAGATGAGAATCGAGGGGGTGGACCTCGACTCCTCGCACCCGGATCGCAGGATCGTGGAGATCACGCGCGAGATGGGGGCCGAGGTCCGTAGGATCGACGGCGGTATCGTCGTGCGTTCGACGGGTCGACTGGAGGGGGTCGAGGTGGACCTCTCCGACTCGCCCGACCTGGTCCCGACCGTGGCGGCGATGGCGTGCTTCGCGGAGGGGGTCACGAGGATCGAGAACGTGGGTCACCTGCGGTACAAAGAGGTGGACAGGCTTCGGGCGCTCGCGGCGGAGCTACCCAAGTTCGGGGTGGAGGTAAGGGAGGGGAAGGATTGGCTGGAGATCGTGGGTGGAGAGCCGGTCGGGGCACGGGTCGATTCCCGGGGTGATCATCGGATGGCGATGGCGCTGGCGGTGGTGGGAGCCTTCGCACGGGGTAAAACGGTCGTCGAGCGCGCGGACGCGGTGTCCATCTCCTACCCGAGGTTCTGGGAGGATCTGGCGTCGGTCGGGGTGCCGGTCCACTCAGTGTAG